The Nitrobacter hamburgensis X14 genome contains the following window.
TCAGGCATGAACATGGGCACGCGCTTCATCGCGACGAAGGAGGCGCCGGTGCATGACAACGTGAAGGAGGCGCTGGTCGGCGCTTCCGAACGCGACACCCGGCTGATCATGCGCGCGCTGCGCAACACCGAGCGCGTGCTCAACAACCGCAAGGTCGAAAGGCTGATGGAGATCGAACGGGAAAAAGGCGAGAGTCTCAAGATCGGCGACATCATCGAGGAGGTCGCCGGCGTCTATCCCAAGGTGATGATCGACGGCGACATGGATGCCGGCGCCTGGAGCTGCGGTATGACGGTGGGTCTGATCCACGACGTGCCGAGCTGCAAGGAGCTGATCGACCGCATCATGGTCGATGCCGAGCGCATCATCCGCCGGCGCCTGACCGGCCTGCTCGACGGCAAGGCGGCGTAGAGCGAATTGCGGAAATGAAATCGTCGGGTGGTCGCGGCGCTTTCAAAAAGCGTCAGCCGTCGCGGCCGATATGCTTGTGGCGAATGCGGCGCACGACCGACCAGATCGACAGCGCCGCGACCGGAATAAAGGCCGCGGTCAGATAACCCGGCTCGATCGGGACCGCCCCGGACTCGTGGAGCGCCTTGGCGACATAGCCGAACAGGCTGACCACATAATAGGTGATGGCCGCGACCGACAGCCCCTCGACCGTGGTCTGCAGCCGGAGCTGCATCCGCGTGCGGGCGTTCATCGATTTCAGCAGTTCCTGATTCTGCTGTTCGAGTTCGACGTCGACCCGCGTGCGCAGCAGGTTCGCTGCGCGCGACAGCTTGAACGACAGGCTCTCCTGACGCGCCTCGGTGGTCACGCAGGTCCGCATCGCCGGCGCCATTCGCCGCGCCAGGAACGACGTCCACGTCGGCAGCCCGGACACCTTGCGTTCGCCGATGGTCGCCAGCCGCTGCTGCACGATCTCGTAATAAGCGCGGCTGGCGCCGAAGCGGAATACGCTCGCAGCCGCGCCAGCCTCGACCTCGGCCGCGAGCGCCGTCAGTTCGTCGAGCAGGTGGCGGTTGTCTGCGAGATTGCCGTTGTTGCGCATCTTGTCGGTCACTTCCGCGAGCCGCTGCTCGACGGCGCTGATCGAAGGCGAGAGCCGCTGCGCTTCCGGCAAGCCGAGCAAAGCCAAAGTGCGATAGGTCTCGATCTCGATCACGCGTTGCGCCAGCGCGCCGGCGCGATCCGGATTGAGTTTGCGGTCGACTATCAGAATTCGCACGAAGCCGGATGGATCGGGCTGGAAGTCGGTGGCGTAGATCGCCGCACCGTCGCTGTTTTCGGCAAGCGCGAGACTGTTGCGATCGAACAGCCGCTCCGGCGGTTGGACGGCGGGCCCGTCGGCGAGCACGTGCATATCGATGGCGACAATAAGCGGACCGGGTTGCGGCACGAGCTGCATCGGGGCAGCGAGCGCCGCGGCTGCCGGATGAAACGGAATTCCGTTAGGTTGGGAGGGCAGCTCCCAGGTATAGGTCGTGAATTCGGAATGCTGCTCCCATCGCAGCACGGTCGTACCCAACGTGACGCGATAGTGCCGCTCGGCAAAGGTCGGCACCGGCAGGCCGCGCGCCGAACAGAATGCGGCGAGATTGGCGCGGTCGGCCTGGGCGCGTTCTCCGGCCGTCTCGAACGCGAAATGCAGGATGCGGGCTGGAACGGACAGCGCCGTGAAGGGACGGGCATGCAGCTCACCCAGGATCGCGGTCCGCAGCGGATGCGGCGTCAGCCGGGCGGCCTCTCCGTCCCCAATCGAGACTTCCGCGGTCATGCGATCCTCTCCGGCGGTGTGTTGCCTTGTTGTCGTGGCTTGTAGCGACGTGGCGATGACGTGCAAACGACAGGACATCGCGCGACGCTCCTGATAGGCCGATAACGATTGTCGATCAACGGCGGTACGGGAGCAGGCGGGCGACGTCGCCTTCAATAATGCGGCGGCGGCTCGTTGGTGGGGCCGGGCCGGTTGGCTTCGGCCTCCCGCATGCGCTCGCCAAGTTCGGCGACCTGCCGCGTCAGCGCGTCGATCTGCTTCCATTGCGCGGTGACGGCCTGGTTCAGGGTCTCGATGGTCTCCTCCTGATAGGTCAGGCGCATCTCCAGCGCATCGATGCGATCCGCGAAAGTCTTGTCAGTCATCGCCGGGCGCTCCGTCCATGAGCCGGCCCGCGCGTCTGGATTCCGTCAACCCGTGACCGAGCGCGATCCGGTCGTCGAACACAAAACATTCGCCGCGCCAGCAGCTTTCGCTCTCGGGAATGCCTTCGAGGTATTTCAGGATGCCGCCCTTGAGGTGATAGACCTCCTTGAAGCCGCGCGACAACAGATAGGAGCTGGCCTTTTCGCAGCGAATCCCGCCGGTGCAGAACATTGCGATCCTGCGATGCCTGTCCGGATCGAGCTTTTGCGCGACGAAATCCTTGAACTCGCCGAACCGCGCGAGTTGCGGATCGACGGCGCCTTCGAAGGTGCCCATCGCCACCTCGAAGGCATTGCGGGTATCGATGAGAAGCGTGTCGGGCGCGGCGATCAGGCCGTTCCAGTCCTTCGGTTCGACATAGATGCCGACCGCGCGGGTCGGATCGGTTGCGGGATCGCCGAGCGTCACGATCTCCTTCTTGAGCCGGACCTTCAGCCGCGCGAACGGCATCACGGATGCCTGCGAGAATTTCAGCTCGAGATTGTCGAGCCGTCCGGAGAACAGCGTGCCGGTTTGCAACTCCGCGGCCAGCGCGTCGATGGCGTCCGGCATTCCGGCGACGGTGCCGTTGATGCCTTCTCCGGCGAGCAGGATCGTGCCCTTGACGGAAAGCCCGACGCAAAGCGCGCGCAGCGGCTCGCGCACCTCGCGAAAATCCGGCAGCGGTGCAAATTGGTACAGAGCGGCGACCTTGAGCATGGCGAGGGTTTATCAGTCCGCGCCGCGTCGCGAAACCCATGTATCGATCACGGGTCGATGTCGTTTTTTCCGTCGCCGGCTTCCGCGTGCGGAGCGGTTCATCCCATGCATTGCGGCAAGCGGTCGTTGCATACGATCGTCCAGGTTTCCACAAAAGACAGCCTGAGCGCGGCTATGGGGATGTCCTTTGCCGCACAAAAAAAGACCGGCCCCCGCAAGGGCCGGTCCGTTATGTTAAAACGCACCGTTCGGTCGAGATCAAAGCTTCTTGTTGACCGCGTCTGCCGCCTTGTCCGCAGCGTCCTTGGCGGCTTCCTTGGCGTCGCCAAGCGCCTTTTGGCCTTTGCCCTTCATTTCCTGCATAGCGCCTTCGCTCTGAAGTTTCTCCGAACCGGTCGCTTCACCGATACCCTGTTTGGCCTTGCCGATCACTTCGTTGGCGGCGCCCTTGATCTTGTCTGTGGTGGAACCCATAAGTCGTCTCCTTTGCGTTGAGCCCAGACAACGCGTCGAGCCTTGAAGCGTTCCTGCGACGGCAAAGGAGTGATCCGGAATCTGGTTCAAGAAAGTTCCCGGGAGGAAAAGTCATGAGCGGTTGCAAGGAGCAATCCGCTCATGATGGATTTGATACTGGTTCGCGTCCTCGACGCGCGGTGGCAAATTCGCTCCACTAAATTAGGCGGCTCTGACCGTTGCGAGGAACTTTTCGACCTCCAGCTTGAGGCGATCGGTATTGCCGGCCAGAGTCTTTGCCGCTGCCAGGGCTTGTGTAGAGGCGCCACCGGTTTCGGACGCTCCGTTGCTGACCTCGATAATATTGGAGGAAACTTCCGAGGTTCCGGCCGCTGCCTGCTGAACGTTGCGGGATATTTCCTGAGTTGCAGACGCTTGCTCTTCGACTGCCGAGGCGATCGTCGCGGAGATCTCCGCAATCCTGCCGATGACAACGCCGATTTCTTTCACGTTAACGACGGAGTCATCCGTCGCCGCCTGGATGTTCGTGATCTGCTGGCCGATTTCGGCGGTCGCCTTGGCGGTCTGCTCGGCCAGAGCCTTCACCTCGGACGCCACGACGGCGAAGCCGCGGCCGGCCTCGCCGGCGCGAGCGGCCTCGATGGTTGCGTTGAGCGCCAGGAGGTTCGTCTGGCTGGCAATCGTGTTGATGAGTTCAACCACGTCTCCGATCTTGGTGGATGCCTGCGACAGCGAAGTGATCCGCTGGTCGGCGCTATGCGCCTTTTGCGCCGCGTCGCTCGCGATCCTCGACGCTTCCTGGACCTGCCGGCTGATTTCGGTGACGGACGCGGCCATCTCCTCGCTGGCCGAGGCCACGGACTGAACATTGACCGTTGCTTCCTCGGAGGCCGCGGCCACAGCGGATGAAAGCTGATGGGTCTGTTCGGCTGTCCGGGTCAGCGAGGTCGCCGAGCCTTCGAGTTGGGTTGCTGCCGAGGATACCGTCTGGATCACTTCGCCGACCGCCGCCTCGAAACTGTCGGCTAGCCTGTGCATGTCCGCCTTGCGCTGTTGGGCGGCAAGTTGATCCTGCTGCATCTTGGCTTCCGCTTCGTCGCGCGCTTTCTGCTCGGCCTTGACTTTGAAGGTCTCGACCGCACGCGCCATGTCGCCCATCTCGTCCTTGCGGTCGAGTCCAGGCAGGACCACGGCAAAATTGCCTTTCGCGAGTTCACCCATCGCTCCGGTCAGCGCAGACAGCGGTCGCAGGATCCGCGAGAACGCAATCCAGAAGCTGATCAGCGCGAGAGCGATACAGCCGAGCAATATCAATCCGGCAATGAGCAGTTTGGACGTGCTGTTTGCGGCTTCGTTTGTAGCTTCTTGATCGGCCGCTTCACCGACCGCATCGGCCAGCCGAAGGATCGAATTGATCGCGGTGGTCGCCCGCGCAACATAGTCGTTGCCGCTGATCGTGTACTCACCCGTCTCGGCTGTCGCGAACACGCCGTCGCGTGTCTGGCCATAGGTCTGGAAATAGTCCTTCTCGACGCCCGAGATCGCATCCGTGACTTTTTTCGGCAAGTCGGTGCGCATCCGCAGCGGTGAGATCGTTTCCCATGCCAACTCTACATTTCCGCGGAAACGAGCGATGGTCCGGAAGCTGCTCGTGGAGATCTTGGCGCGGGAGCCGACGATCCCTCCGACCAACGCACGTTCTCTCCCGGCGTTCTCGGCCATCTGCGCAGTCAAATTACGTACGCTGACCAATTGCGTCAGAGCCGCGGTAGGCGGACGGGTCAGCGTTTCCAATGTCAGTCGCAGCCTGTTGCCGGAGACGTCGATCAGCTTGGTGATTGCCGGTGAGAAGCCCTCGACGACCTCCGGGCTCCGTTCCGATCCCCGTTTGGGAAGATTCTCATCGAGCCTCGTGCGAAAACCGACGAACGACTGGAACGTGCTCTCGGCCTCCGAAAGTTGCGTCTGTGCGGATTTCATCGCCGGAATCCCGTGCAACAGTTGAGCGGCCTCCGAAAATGCGCGATCGGCGGTTTGCCGAGTGTTGACGATCTGGGGACGGAGTTCGGTAGGCAGGGCATCGGGCGACTTCAGCGGCGCGTTCGTGAGCCCGCGCTCGACCGCCCATTGCCCGGCGCTTCGTAACAGCAACTGCGAGATATGGTTCACTTCGAGAAATGCTTCGGATTTCTGTCGCAGTTCGTACGCTTGGTACGCCGCCATTCCGGCGGCAAGGGCGCCTATCAGGACGAGCGCGGAGATGATAGCAGGCAGAGTAACGCTGATCTTCGCCTTCATTTTCGGATCCTTCCGATGCAGGTAGTATTCCCAAACGACCGACAGTTCTTGGGTCGAGACAGGGGACCGGTCTCTAAACCTCTGGGGAACTTGCGTTACGAACGTTGCCTTGATGCGCGCATAGTGACGAGAGAGGCCCGCGGTTGCGGGCCATTTGAATCGTTCAGTCGGCGGTATTTTTGAACGGGTACGATTAAAATTTTATCAACGCCGCGAGCGGGCAAGGTCTCACAACCTTCACTTGCTTTCGACGCCAACCAGACCGCTCCCGAACAGTCGCGCCGGTTGCATAATCGGTCCTGATCGCGATCGGGATTGCCGTCCCTTGCTTGCGTCGGCCGCTGATTTGCGGCGCTCGGCCGCGCAATCCCGCACGCCTCCTTTATTTTTCCCGGAGTCGTCCCGCGGCCCTTGACCGGGAACCCGATCCTTCACGATTTCATGATCTATGATGAATATTGACAATCATCATTAAACATTCCACAGTGGCATGAGATAGGCTTCTGAAGGATTTTCCCGATGCTGTCTCATCGCTCTTTCTCCTGGTCTTCCAAGTTCTTCTGGTCCTCCAGGTATTTGCCGTTCGTTTTGGTCATCCTTCCGGCGCTGGCGCTGGGAGGCTGCAATGAATCGGTCGCCGAGAAGGCCGAGCCGGCCCGCCCGGTTCTGACCGCCACCGTGCATTACGAGGCGGAGACGCCAGACCGTAGCTTCGTCGGCACCATCAAGCCGCGGATCGAGACCGACATGGGTTTCCGGGTGCCCGGCAAGGTCGCGAAGCGCCTCGTCGAGGTCGGCCAGACCGTTGAAGTCGGCCAGCCGCTCGCCACCCTTGATGAAGTCGATCTCAAATTGCAGGCCGAGCAGGCGCAGGCGGAATTGAATGCGGCCACCGGCGTGCTGGCGCAGGCCGCCGCCGCCGAGCATCGTGCGCAGGAACTGCGGACGAAAGGCTGGAGCACCGACGCGCAGCTCGATCAGGCCAAGGCCACCGCCGACGAAGCGCGGGCACGGCTGAACCGCGCGCAGCGCTCGGTCGAACTGACCCGGAATTCTCTGTCCTATGCGACGCTGACGTCCGACACCCGCGGCGTGGTGACTGCGACGTTGGTCGATGCCGGGCAGGTGGTCGCCGCGGGTCAGGGCGCGATCCGCGTCGCGCGCCTTGGTGAAAAGGAAGCGGTTGTTGCGATTCCGGAAACGCTGATCGGTCGCGCCAGGACCGGCACCGCGCGCGTGTCGCTGTGGTCGGAGCCCGGCAAGACCTATGCGGCGAAACTGCGCGAGATCGCGCCGACCGCCGATCCCGCGACCCGCACCTATCTCGCCAAGTTCTCGCTGCCGGATGCCGACGACAAGGTTTCGCTCGGCATGACGGCTACGCTGACGCTTGCCGACGCCGCCACTTCGCGCGTGGCGCGGGTGCCGCTGTCGGCGCTGTTCAGCCAGGGCGGACCGTCGCCGCTCTATGTCGTCGATGACAAAGGCGACGTCGCGCTGAAGCCGGTCGCTGTCAAATCCTACGAGAGCAACGACGTCATCATCACCGGCGGTGTGGGCGAGGGCGCGAAGGTCGTCGTGCTCGGCGTGCAGAAACTCGATCCCGCGCAGAAGGTGCGGGTGGTGTCGTCGCTGTCGTTCTGAACGCGGAGAGTGCCATGAAGCGCTTCAATCTGTCCGCCTGGGCGGTGAGCCATCCGGCGCTGATTCTGTTCCTGATCGTCGCGCTCGGCGTCGCCGGCTTCTTCTCCTACGAGAAGCTGGGCCGGGCCGAAGATCCCTCTTTCACGGTCAAGGTGGTGAACGTCTCGGTGATGTGGCCCGGCGCGACCGCGGAGGAAATGCAGACCCAGGTCGCCGATCCCATCGAGAAGAAGCTGCAGGAACTGCCGTATTTCGACAAGGTGCAGACCTATTCCAAGCCGGCTTTCACGGCGATGCAGGTGTCCTTCCTCGACTCCGCCCCGCCGAAGCAGGTGCCTTATCTGTTCTACCTGCTGCGCAAGAAGCTTGCCGATGCGCAGGGCAGCCTTCCGGCCGGAATCATCGGGCCGGTGGTCAACGACGAGTTCAGCGATGTCGATTCCATTCTTTATGCACTGACTGGCAACGGCGCGGATTACGCGCAGTTGAAAAAGGTTGCCGAAGGTCTGCGCCAGCGGCTGTTGAGGGTGGACGGCGTCACCAAGGTCAACCTCTACGGCATCCAGGACGAGCGCATCTACGTCGAGTTCTCCCACGCCAAGCTGGCCACGCTCGGCATCGCGCCACAGGCGATCTTCGATTCGCTTGCAAAACAGAATGCGGTAACGCCGGCCGGCACCGTCGAAACCTCGTCGCAGCGGGTGGCGTTGCGCGTTACCGGCGCTCTCGATGGCGCCGAGGCGGTGGCGGAGACGCCGGTCGAAAGCAACGGGCGTGTGTTCCGCCTCGGCGATATCGCGACCGTCACCCATGGCTTCGTCGATCCGCCGACATTCAAGGTACGGCAGGAGGGCAAGCCGGCGCTCGGCATCGGCGTCGTGACCGCGAAGGGCGCCAACATTCTCCAACTCGGCGAGGACGTCACTAGGGCCGCCGACGAGTTCATGCAGGCGGTGCCGCAGGGCATCAACATCGAGCGCATCGCCGATCAGCCGAAAGTGGTCGAGCACGCCGTCGGCGAGTTCGTGCATTCGTTCATCGAGGCGCTGGCGATCGTGCTATTCGTCAGCTTTCTCGCATTGGGCTGGCGCACCGGCATCGTGGTGGCGCTGTCGGTGCCGCTGGTGCTCGGGATCGTCTTCATCGTCATGAATGCGATGTCGCTCGACCTTCACCGCATCACGCTCGGCGCCTTGATCATCGCGCTCGGCCTTCTGGTCGACGACGCCATCATCGCGGTCGAGATGATGGTGGTGAAGATGGAGCAGGGCTGGGATCGCTTTCGCGCCGCGTCCTTTGCCTGGGAGTCCACCGCGTTTCCGATGCTGACCGGCACTTTGGTGACGGCAGCCGGCTTCCTGCCGATCGGCTTCGCCAATTCGGCCGTGGGCGAATACGCCGGCGGCATCTTCTGGATCGTGGCGATCGCGCTGGTCGCCTCCTGGTTCGTCGCGGTGATCTTCACGCCCTATATCGGCGTCAAGTTGCTGCCGACCATCAAAGTCGGCCACAACCACGATCCGCACGCGATCTACGAGACGCGGGTATATCGGGCCTTGCGCGCGGTGATCCAGTGGTGCGTCAACCACCGCATCAAGGTGGTGGCTGCGACCGCGGGCATCTTCGTCGTCGCCGTCGTGGGCTTCGGTCATGTCCAGCAGCAGTTCTTCCCGCTGTCGGAGCGGCCCGAACTGTTCCTGCAACTGCGGCTGCCGGAAGGTACGGCGTTCGGCGTCACCGAGAAGTCGGTGAAAGAGGCCGAAAAGCTCCTGAAGGACGATAACGATATCGCCACCTACACCGCTTATGTCGGCCAGGGTTCGCCGCGTTTCTGGCTCGGACTCAATCCGCAACTGCCGAACGAATCCTTCGCCGAGATCGTGATCGTGGCGAAGAACGTCGAGGCCCGCGAGCGGATCAAGGCAAAGATCGAGAAAGCGGTCGATGACGGCGCGCTGACCGAGGCGCGGGTCCGGGTCGATCGCTTCAACTTCGGTCCGCCGGTCGGCTTCCCCGTTCAATTCCGGGTGATCGGCCCCGATCCCAAGGTGGTGCGCGACATCGCCTACAAGGTGCGCGACGTCGTGCGCGCCAATCCGAATGTG
Protein-coding sequences here:
- a CDS encoding DUF3422 family protein, translated to MTAEVSIGDGEAARLTPHPLRTAILGELHARPFTALSVPARILHFAFETAGERAQADRANLAAFCSARGLPVPTFAERHYRVTLGTTVLRWEQHSEFTTYTWELPSQPNGIPFHPAAAALAAPMQLVPQPGPLIVAIDMHVLADGPAVQPPERLFDRNSLALAENSDGAAIYATDFQPDPSGFVRILIVDRKLNPDRAGALAQRVIEIETYRTLALLGLPEAQRLSPSISAVEQRLAEVTDKMRNNGNLADNRHLLDELTALAAEVEAGAAASVFRFGASRAYYEIVQQRLATIGERKVSGLPTWTSFLARRMAPAMRTCVTTEARQESLSFKLSRAANLLRTRVDVELEQQNQELLKSMNARTRMQLRLQTTVEGLSVAAITYYVVSLFGYVAKALHESGAVPIEPGYLTAAFIPVAALSIWSVVRRIRHKHIGRDG
- a CDS encoding SlyX family protein; its protein translation is MTDKTFADRIDALEMRLTYQEETIETLNQAVTAQWKQIDALTRQVAELGERMREAEANRPGPTNEPPPHY
- a CDS encoding rhodanese-related sulfurtransferase, which codes for MLKVAALYQFAPLPDFREVREPLRALCVGLSVKGTILLAGEGINGTVAGMPDAIDALAAELQTGTLFSGRLDNLELKFSQASVMPFARLKVRLKKEIVTLGDPATDPTRAVGIYVEPKDWNGLIAAPDTLLIDTRNAFEVAMGTFEGAVDPQLARFGEFKDFVAQKLDPDRHRRIAMFCTGGIRCEKASSYLLSRGFKEVYHLKGGILKYLEGIPESESCWRGECFVFDDRIALGHGLTESRRAGRLMDGAPGDD
- a CDS encoding CsbD family protein, which encodes MGSTTDKIKGAANEVIGKAKQGIGEATGSEKLQSEGAMQEMKGKGQKALGDAKEAAKDAADKAADAVNKKL
- a CDS encoding methyl-accepting chemotaxis protein, giving the protein MKAKISVTLPAIISALVLIGALAAGMAAYQAYELRQKSEAFLEVNHISQLLLRSAGQWAVERGLTNAPLKSPDALPTELRPQIVNTRQTADRAFSEAAQLLHGIPAMKSAQTQLSEAESTFQSFVGFRTRLDENLPKRGSERSPEVVEGFSPAITKLIDVSGNRLRLTLETLTRPPTAALTQLVSVRNLTAQMAENAGRERALVGGIVGSRAKISTSSFRTIARFRGNVELAWETISPLRMRTDLPKKVTDAISGVEKDYFQTYGQTRDGVFATAETGEYTISGNDYVARATTAINSILRLADAVGEAADQEATNEAANSTSKLLIAGLILLGCIALALISFWIAFSRILRPLSALTGAMGELAKGNFAVVLPGLDRKDEMGDMARAVETFKVKAEQKARDEAEAKMQQDQLAAQQRKADMHRLADSFEAAVGEVIQTVSSAATQLEGSATSLTRTAEQTHQLSSAVAAASEEATVNVQSVASASEEMAASVTEISRQVQEASRIASDAAQKAHSADQRITSLSQASTKIGDVVELINTIASQTNLLALNATIEAARAGEAGRGFAVVASEVKALAEQTAKATAEIGQQITNIQAATDDSVVNVKEIGVVIGRIAEISATIASAVEEQASATQEISRNVQQAAAGTSEVSSNIIEVSNGASETGGASTQALAAAKTLAGNTDRLKLEVEKFLATVRAA
- a CDS encoding efflux RND transporter periplasmic adaptor subunit gives rise to the protein MLSHRSFSWSSKFFWSSRYLPFVLVILPALALGGCNESVAEKAEPARPVLTATVHYEAETPDRSFVGTIKPRIETDMGFRVPGKVAKRLVEVGQTVEVGQPLATLDEVDLKLQAEQAQAELNAATGVLAQAAAAEHRAQELRTKGWSTDAQLDQAKATADEARARLNRAQRSVELTRNSLSYATLTSDTRGVVTATLVDAGQVVAAGQGAIRVARLGEKEAVVAIPETLIGRARTGTARVSLWSEPGKTYAAKLREIAPTADPATRTYLAKFSLPDADDKVSLGMTATLTLADAATSRVARVPLSALFSQGGPSPLYVVDDKGDVALKPVAVKSYESNDVIITGGVGEGAKVVVLGVQKLDPAQKVRVVSSLSF
- a CDS encoding efflux RND transporter permease subunit; translated protein: MKRFNLSAWAVSHPALILFLIVALGVAGFFSYEKLGRAEDPSFTVKVVNVSVMWPGATAEEMQTQVADPIEKKLQELPYFDKVQTYSKPAFTAMQVSFLDSAPPKQVPYLFYLLRKKLADAQGSLPAGIIGPVVNDEFSDVDSILYALTGNGADYAQLKKVAEGLRQRLLRVDGVTKVNLYGIQDERIYVEFSHAKLATLGIAPQAIFDSLAKQNAVTPAGTVETSSQRVALRVTGALDGAEAVAETPVESNGRVFRLGDIATVTHGFVDPPTFKVRQEGKPALGIGVVTAKGANILQLGEDVTRAADEFMQAVPQGINIERIADQPKVVEHAVGEFVHSFIEALAIVLFVSFLALGWRTGIVVALSVPLVLGIVFIVMNAMSLDLHRITLGALIIALGLLVDDAIIAVEMMVVKMEQGWDRFRAASFAWESTAFPMLTGTLVTAAGFLPIGFANSAVGEYAGGIFWIVAIALVASWFVAVIFTPYIGVKLLPTIKVGHNHDPHAIYETRVYRALRAVIQWCVNHRIKVVAATAGIFVVAVVGFGHVQQQFFPLSERPELFLQLRLPEGTAFGVTEKSVKEAEKLLKDDNDIATYTAYVGQGSPRFWLGLNPQLPNESFAEIVIVAKNVEARERIKAKIEKAVDDGALTEARVRVDRFNFGPPVGFPVQFRVIGPDPKVVRDIAYKVRDVVRANPNVKDPNLDWNEQTPYLKLVVDQDRARALGLTPQDVSQALAMLISGVPVTTVRDGIEKVGVVARAIPSERLDLAGVGDLTVTSRGGVAVPLSQVAKIEYAHEEPILWRRNRDMAITVRGDVVDGVQAPDVTNQIWPKLQEIRDHLQPAYRIEAGGAFEESAKGNASIFVLFPVMVIVMLTLLMIQLQSFSRLVLVFMTAPLGIIGASLGLNVANQPFGFVALLGLIALAGMIMRNAVILVDQIEADVAHGLTRGEAIVEATVRRARPVVLTALAAILAMIPLSRSAFWGPMAITIMGGLFVATFLTLLYLPGLYALWFRKSLNERGGEPEQAEPVPYETQLAFPLAQAAE